The window GTTTCCTTAGGGCTGGTCCAAGGAAATCCTGAACCTGATCCAATTTTATATGAGGTAAAAATTGAAAGGCACCAGCCGGTAAAAATGAGGGATGGTGTTATTCTTTATGCAGATATTTATAGACCAGCAAAAGAAGGCAAATATCCGGTTATTTTGACGAGAACCCCTTATGGAGTACAGCGTGTAGGTGTGCACCATGAGCGAATGACCAAATTTGCTCAAAGAGGTTATGTGGCTATTGTTCAGGATGTTCGCGGAAGGTATGAAAGCGAAGGAATATGGGATCCTTTTAGGGATGAGGCAAAGGATGGTTTTGATACCATAGAGTGGGCAGCAAAATTAGACTGCTCCAATGGTAAAGTAGCCACCCAGGGAGGAAGTTATTTGGGACATAACCAATGGGCTGCTGCCAGTCAAGCACCCCCAAGCCTTGAAGCAATTTTCCCATCCGTGGCCTCTACCAATGTATATGCCAACTGGATTACCATGGGAGGAGCCTTCAGATTAAGCTTTAACTATGGTTGGGGTGTAGTTAGAATGCCAAATAAAATCATGCTTCCTCAGGATTGGCACACTGCGGCTTATACACCGGAAGAGCTTAAATATGAGAATATTTTATACCATCTTCCATTAAAAGACGGTGACTTGGCCAGTGCAGGAAAAGCAGTCCCGCATTACAGGGATTGGGTCACCCATGAAGCTTATGATGACTATTGGAAAGAGGTAAGTGATGAGGAAAGGTTCAATAAAATTACTGTTCCGGCTTACAATACCGGAGGTTGGTTTGATATATTCGTGATGGGTACCATCAATGGATATGTAGGCATGAAAAACCATGGTGGAACGGCTGAAGCAAGAAAAGGAACGAAAATGCTTATCGGGCCTTGGGGACATGGACCATCTAAATCTAACTCATATGGGGATATGAAATTTTCAGAAGATGCTTATGTGGATCTTTTTGAAGAAGAATTAAAGTATTATGATTATTATTTGAAAGGTATTCAAAATGGCCTAGACAAAGAAAAGCCGGTCCAAATTTACTATATGGGCGAAAACAAGTGGAGGCATGAAGACGACTGGCCAATTCCCGGAACTGTATACAAAGAATTGTACCTAGGAGGTGATGCTCCGGCAAATTCTGTTAGAGGAGGGGGAACTTTGAGTTTTGAGAAAGCAGATAAAGCGCTTACTGATACCTATACCTATGATCCACAAGTTCCAGTGCCTACTTATGGAGGCAATAATTGTTGCGGTACACCTACCCCTGCTGGGCCGAAAGACCAAAGGGTACTCGAAAGAAGAAACGATATTTTGGTCTATACTTCCGAATTTTTGACTGAACCTGTTTCCATTGCAGGGCCTGTATCCATGAAGCTCTTTGCTGCCACTGATGGACCTGATACAGACTGGATGATCAAATTGGTAGATGTTTACCCTGATGGAAGTGCCTACCCAATATCTGAAGGGATATTGAGGGCAAAGTTTAGAAATGGTACAGAAAAAGCAGAGCTATTGAAAGCCAACAAGGTTTATGAGTATGAAATAACACTTACAGGCACTGCCAATGTTTTCAAGCCGGGTCACCGAATAAGAGTAGACATTACTTCAAGTAATTTTCCGCAATTTGACAGGAATCCCAATACCGGTAAGCCATTGGGAAGCAGTGACGAAACAAGAGTTGCCCAACAAACAATTCACCATGGAGGACCAAGAGCAAGTCATATTATCCTACCCATTGTAAAAGGGTTTGAATAAATAGCTTTACAATCAACAACCACTTATAACCACTAATGCTATAATCCATTCTCTGAAATTCGGGGAATGGATTATTTATGCCTATAATATTGGGATTGAGGGTTTGAAATTAGCTTGTTTTAAGTAAAATTGTACCATTCATCAAAAACTGGCAATCAAAATTAACAATATTTACTTATATTAAATTTAGGTTCGCATATTTGATGGTCTTATATTACCCATATGTTTTAAATTCACTTCTGTTATGACAATTAAAATTCATCAAATGCTGTTGCTGGCAATTTTCCTTTTGGTAGGCCAGGTTCAATTCTCTTTTGCGCAAAATTCAGGTAACGATCCCGAAGCCAAATTAAAAGAAATGGGTATCATCTTGAAAACCCCTGGGGACCCTACCGCTAATTTTGTATTGGCCGTTCAGGTTGGAAACCTTGTTTTCCTATCAGGACATGGTCCTATGCAGGAAAATGGAGAATATATGAAAGGTAAACTGGGATCGGAATTGACCGTTGATGAGGGGGCATTTGCCGCTAGACTGACCGGTATATCGCTTTTAACCTCACTCAAACACACCATAGGGTCTCTCGATCGGGTAAAGAGAATTGTTAAAGTCTTAGGAATGGTCAATGCTGCTCCTGATTTTGAACAACATCCTCAAGTAATGCATGGTTTTTCTGATTTTATGGTTGAAGTTTTTGGAGAAAGTGGTAAACATGCACGCTCCGCTGTAGGAATGGGGTCTTTGCCTTTTGGTATTCCCGTAGAGATTGAAATGATCGTAGAATTGAAAGAGGAATAAACAGAATTAAACAAATTGGCTAACCTTTATAATACCATTTGCTTTGAAAATTCATGGGATTTATAAAATAATAATTGCATGTTCCCTATTGCTTTTCATCATGGCAATGGCAATGCTTTTCACTCAGAATACGGATTATATAGGGCCTGTCCTGATGGCTTTTTTTTTATCAGCAGCCATTGGGGTCAGGGCCTTTCAAGCTACAAAAGGGCTTTCGTTTACTTTAATAATACTGACGGTCGTTGTTACAGCATTAAATTTTCCGAATTATTTTCTTGAATTCAGAGGGTATGAACTAGCAGGGTTAATCACGCCTTTGATTCAAGTGATCATGTTTGGCATGGGGACTTCCATGGGGATTAAAGATTTTATTGCCTTGGGGAAATCTCCTAAATCAGTCATTGTAGGGGTATTTGCACAATTTCTTTTGATGCCATTGATCGCTTTCGCATTGGCTTCAGCAAGTGGTTTCTCACCGGAAATATCTGCCGGCCTTATTTTATTGGGATGTGCACCTGTATCTGTAGCTTCCCCGGTTTTTGCTTATTTGGCCAAAGCCAACGTAGCTCTTTGCATCACTATCGTTTCCGTAACCACCCTTTTGGCTCCTTTATTTATTCCTGTATTAATGAAATTTTATGCCGGAGGATTTATCCCTATTGATGTTTTGGGTATGATGTGGAGCATTGTTAAAATGGTGCTTTTCCCTATTGGTGCAGGTTTGATTTTCAATAAGTTTCTGCATGGTAAGGCCAAGTGGTTGGATGCTTCCATGCCTTTTGTATCAATGGCGGGAATTGCATTGATCGTGGCCATTATCATGGCTGCGGGGAGAGATAGCTTATTGAATATGGGCTTAGTATTGGTCTTGATGGTGTTGTTGCTTAACCTCCTTGGCTATTTATCGGCATATTGGATGGCTCGATTATTCAAGCTGGAAGAACAAGATTGCAGGACCATTTCCATAACCACCGGTATGCAAAATGCAGGTTTGGTCTCCGGAATAGCCAAAGAAATGGGTAAAATAGCAACTGTTGGATTGGCTTCTGCTGTATGTGGGCCGTTAATGGGCTTTACTTCTTCTGTAATGGCTTCTTATTGGAATGGAAAACCTCTAAAAACTAATAAAGAAGAATTGATGGAGGGTCCAGAAAAACAACCCAAAATAGATGAAAACTCCTGATAAATTAAAACTTTGATCAAGGCCTGGATTTCTGTTAACAGAACAAGGCAATAGATTATTTTTTTTTTAGAATCGGAAAAAAAAGACATTAAAAATTAAAATGAAAAAAGTATGAAAACCAACTACAAAAAACACCCGGCTTTTAAAGGAATGCTGTTGGGAGTGATTTTGATGATGTGCATCTTTAGCTTTAATACCATGGCACAAGTGGCCAAAGAAAATCTTCGTCCGGCAGCTATCGGCAAAAAAGGAATGGTAGCTACAGCCAACCCATTGGCGAGCCTTGCCGGACAACAGGTTTTGGCCAAAGGAGGAAATGCCATTGATGCCATAGTAGCAGCAGCAGCCTCTCTAAATGCTGTTGAACCCTATATGTCCGGTACTGCCGGTGTGGGGTTTATGCTTTTTTATTCCGCAGAAGAGGATAGGGTTAGGTCCTTGGCTTTTGGCGGTTGGGTGCCTAAGTCCTTTAAGGCAATGTCTTTGAAAGATGAAGCAAAGGCTGCTGATGGAGCAGGTCATGGAGCCATTGAGACTGTAGGGCCTAGAATTGTCGCCATTCCGGGTAACCTGGCAGGATGGAATAGGGCATTGGAAGATTATGGGACCATGTCTCTCAAAGAGGTGTTTGAACCGACCATAGCCTATTTGGAAGATGGCGTTCCGATAACTGAATTTGATCAGGCCATGTGGAGAGGGACTGTGGAAAGGGTAAGGCCTCACAAAGAGTCCAGAGCCATTCTGTTTAAAGATGGAGAAAATCCTTACGAAATTGGAGATATTTTCACCAATAAACCTTTGGCAAAAACAATGAGGAGAATTGCGGATGAAGGTATTGAGGTGTTTTATCAAGGTGATATTGCCGAGCAAATTGCAGCGGCATTCAAAAAAGACGGAGGCTTTATCACAGTAGAGGATTTGGCAATGGTTCCGGGACGTGTGCAATGGACAGACCCCATTTCGATTGACTATAGAGGATATAAAGTGTACAATAACCCTCCTCCGGGAATGGGTATTCAGCAATTACAAACCCTTAAAATAATGGAGGGCTTTGACTTACAAGCCATGGGGCACAATAGTACAGAATACCTTGCCCATTTGATGGAAGCCATTTATTTGAGTAGGATTGATACGGATAAATATGTGGGCGACCCTGATTATGTAGATGTGCCTGTAGATAAATTGCTTTCAGACAGTTACCTTGACGAACAACGTAAGAAAGTGGTTGAAAGGGTGAAAAATCGTAAAATAGCCGATAGGAGTGATTTTACAGAGTCTGAGCTTAAATTGTTGGGCAGTTTAAAAGACAAAATGGACCCCAAATACCAGTATGCAACCACCAGCCTTTCTGCCATGGATCAATGGGGAAATGCAGTGGTTATTATCCAAACCCACGGTGGAGGATTTGGTTCTGGATATGTGGCCGGAAAAACAGGGTTGATTTTCAATAGCGCCATTGACTGGATGGAAAAAACACCGGGGTTGGTCAATAGTGTGGAGCCATGGAAAGCTGTAGGCTGGTGTGTGGGTGGAATGATGCAATTCCACAAAGATGGCAAACCTGAATTGGTAGTAGGTTCTCCCGGTAGTTTTGGGATTTTGCAGTCAGTACCTCAAGTAGCCATGAATTATATTGATTTTGGGATGAATATTCAGGATGCCATTAGTGCTCCTAGGTTTCGTTGGAAGGATGAATTGGGATCTGTGCCTGCCAAAGAAATTATCATTGAAACCCGCGTAGACAATCAGGTACTTAAAAGTTTAAGACAAATGGGCTATCTATTGGATACAAGTTTGGGAGACTGGTCCATGACAGTAGGAGGGGCACAAGGTGTTTCTATCGACAGAAAATCCGGTTGGATAATGGGTGGAGCAGATCCCAGAAGAAATGGATATGCTGTGGGCTGGTAGCCGAAAATTACCGGACAGATTCTATTTGCCTTATATTAAGGAGAATAGGACAATTCGGTCCTATTACATGAGGTGAGTTTTACTGATAGGTTAGATCAAACTTGTAGGCCCTCAAAATAATTTCATCACTTTAACCGCTATCAATACATAAATGAATAAGGAAAAAGAAAATCCGAGAAGAAATTTTATCAAAAAATCAGCCCTTGCAGCCACAGCCATTAATCTTTCCGGCATGTTCTGGGAAAATGATGCAAAGGCCATGGCTAAAGTTATAGAGCTAAGTAGTGATAAGCCTGCCTCAGCGCAAAAGACAGTCGCATTGATTGCCAATATCTATAGAAACAGTGCCCATGCAGATGTCATTGCCACCAAACTTTTTGTAGGAATACCTACAGATGATGGCATGGTAGCTCCACAAGTGAAAATTGTATCGGTATGGATCGACCAGATCGGAGACAATGATACCGGGGTACGCATTGCCGAAATGAATGGGGCAAAGATGTACGATACAATCGCAGGAGCCCTCACCTTGGGAGGTGATAAGCTGGCGGTGGATGCGGTCATCTATGTGGGAGAGCATGGGGAATATGATAAAAGTAGGTATGGTATCAAAATGTACCCTAGGATGAATTACCTGGAGCAAATTTTCAGGGTATTTGATGCATCCAATAAGTCCGTCCCTTTGTTCAACGACAAACATCTATCTTATAGTTGGTTAGATAGTAAATGGGTGTATGATAGGGCCCAAGAGCTAAAAGTGCCTATGATGGCAGGTTCATCTTTGCCATTTTGCTGGAGAGATCAACCCTTAGAGCATCCCTTAGGTGTAAAAATCACCGAAGCAGTTGCTATAGGGTATCACTCTCTCGATGCTTATGGATTTCATGTGGCAGAGATTCTGCAATGCATGGTGGAAAGAAGAGAAGGGGGAGAAACAGGAGTAAAAAGTGTACTGGGCCTGGGAGGAGATGATGTTTGGAAAGCCATGGATGATGGACGTATCAATTTAGATTTGGTGAATGCTGCATGTAACAAG of the Cyclobacterium marinum DSM 745 genome contains:
- a CDS encoding CocE/NonD family hydrolase yields the protein MKRKAHLSNEKPLNFKQQFGKPFWLLICLMIVSLGLVQGNPEPDPILYEVKIERHQPVKMRDGVILYADIYRPAKEGKYPVILTRTPYGVQRVGVHHERMTKFAQRGYVAIVQDVRGRYESEGIWDPFRDEAKDGFDTIEWAAKLDCSNGKVATQGGSYLGHNQWAAASQAPPSLEAIFPSVASTNVYANWITMGGAFRLSFNYGWGVVRMPNKIMLPQDWHTAAYTPEELKYENILYHLPLKDGDLASAGKAVPHYRDWVTHEAYDDYWKEVSDEERFNKITVPAYNTGGWFDIFVMGTINGYVGMKNHGGTAEARKGTKMLIGPWGHGPSKSNSYGDMKFSEDAYVDLFEEELKYYDYYLKGIQNGLDKEKPVQIYYMGENKWRHEDDWPIPGTVYKELYLGGDAPANSVRGGGTLSFEKADKALTDTYTYDPQVPVPTYGGNNCCGTPTPAGPKDQRVLERRNDILVYTSEFLTEPVSIAGPVSMKLFAATDGPDTDWMIKLVDVYPDGSAYPISEGILRAKFRNGTEKAELLKANKVYEYEITLTGTANVFKPGHRIRVDITSSNFPQFDRNPNTGKPLGSSDETRVAQQTIHHGGPRASHIILPIVKGFE
- a CDS encoding RidA family protein; translation: MTIKIHQMLLLAIFLLVGQVQFSFAQNSGNDPEAKLKEMGIILKTPGDPTANFVLAVQVGNLVFLSGHGPMQENGEYMKGKLGSELTVDEGAFAARLTGISLLTSLKHTIGSLDRVKRIVKVLGMVNAAPDFEQHPQVMHGFSDFMVEVFGESGKHARSAVGMGSLPFGIPVEIEMIVELKEE
- a CDS encoding bile acid:sodium symporter family protein, yielding MAMAMLFTQNTDYIGPVLMAFFLSAAIGVRAFQATKGLSFTLIILTVVVTALNFPNYFLEFRGYELAGLITPLIQVIMFGMGTSMGIKDFIALGKSPKSVIVGVFAQFLLMPLIAFALASASGFSPEISAGLILLGCAPVSVASPVFAYLAKANVALCITIVSVTTLLAPLFIPVLMKFYAGGFIPIDVLGMMWSIVKMVLFPIGAGLIFNKFLHGKAKWLDASMPFVSMAGIALIVAIIMAAGRDSLLNMGLVLVLMVLLLNLLGYLSAYWMARLFKLEEQDCRTISITTGMQNAGLVSGIAKEMGKIATVGLASAVCGPLMGFTSSVMASYWNGKPLKTNKEELMEGPEKQPKIDENS
- the ggt gene encoding gamma-glutamyltransferase; protein product: MKTNYKKHPAFKGMLLGVILMMCIFSFNTMAQVAKENLRPAAIGKKGMVATANPLASLAGQQVLAKGGNAIDAIVAAAASLNAVEPYMSGTAGVGFMLFYSAEEDRVRSLAFGGWVPKSFKAMSLKDEAKAADGAGHGAIETVGPRIVAIPGNLAGWNRALEDYGTMSLKEVFEPTIAYLEDGVPITEFDQAMWRGTVERVRPHKESRAILFKDGENPYEIGDIFTNKPLAKTMRRIADEGIEVFYQGDIAEQIAAAFKKDGGFITVEDLAMVPGRVQWTDPISIDYRGYKVYNNPPPGMGIQQLQTLKIMEGFDLQAMGHNSTEYLAHLMEAIYLSRIDTDKYVGDPDYVDVPVDKLLSDSYLDEQRKKVVERVKNRKIADRSDFTESELKLLGSLKDKMDPKYQYATTSLSAMDQWGNAVVIIQTHGGGFGSGYVAGKTGLIFNSAIDWMEKTPGLVNSVEPWKAVGWCVGGMMQFHKDGKPELVVGSPGSFGILQSVPQVAMNYIDFGMNIQDAISAPRFRWKDELGSVPAKEIIIETRVDNQVLKSLRQMGYLLDTSLGDWSMTVGGAQGVSIDRKSGWIMGGADPRRNGYAVGW